Proteins from a single region of Drosophila biarmipes strain raj3 chromosome 3R, RU_DBia_V1.1, whole genome shotgun sequence:
- the LOC108031579 gene encoding serine/threonine-protein kinase greatwall isoform X2 yields MENADATSQSDAHIDYKTPKKTHSLIDSEQLLDKINILTTKPENHSQNAKLPTIKDFVIIKPISRGAFGKVFLGYKNNDSKRLFAIKVMRKSEMINKNMVSQVITERNALALSRSQFCVSLFYSLQSLSYVYLVMEYMVGGDLKSLLAMFGYFDEPTSRFYVAEMVMALQYLHQHGIVHRDIKPDNMLLSASGHVKLTDFGLSKIDMRRDLEISDLINCSPNLNARTPGQLLSLTSHLSFGSEKKLQDFGCASSGQTNGMGSVATGTSHLLQAINKHSLIMELSDSEGDTSLNDAEKTSDSKISGVSPFFSAEEANESITHTCTANINPQDSSSSCSFHTCNSADLSKCSPPLEAAKDGAAAAQAIPSKRRVEFALDVPPCQRNRLSKGQEDSGVSSRKGDDYSSCNLNMNSESTASSIEKNADNLSQSKEDFSCSDYSRSYNMTNGNEMSGINMNSPFRNLSKHFKRPDFLRGMKRKINLVNRSDNMSSMEADGSSSGNGSASTGLTQEIEILNIGSSTPKKRKARSSPIRGVLKVRSLSDDELPINHLLGPEANVANVVFSTPVSSQKLPRRDGGLLGKLKATRFALPLSIENKKREHAAADKMSGIQYHLKLSDDPTMSPINHGTGNLPKTPKNVNINTPFRTPKSVRRGARISNERILGTPDYLAPELLLKQGHGPAVDWWALGVCFYEFMTGIPPFNDETPQKVFDNILNKNIEWPEGDEALSVESMEAVELLLTMDPHERPAAKEVMQMRHFACIDWENIGNTEPPFVPTPDNPTDTGYFDARNNLQHLQLSNFAMED; encoded by the exons ATGGAAAACGCCGATGCGACTTCGCAATCGGATGCTCACATCGACTACAAAACCCCCAAGAAGACCCACTCGCTGATCGACAGTGAGCAGTTGCTGGACAAGATCAACATCCTCACCACCAAGCCGGAGAACCACTCCCAAAATGCCAAG CTTCCTACGATCAAGGACTTTGTCATCATCAAGCCAATTAGCCGTGGCGCCTTTGGAAAAGTCTTCCTGGGCTACAAGAACAACGATTCGAAGCGCTTGTTCGCCATCAAGGTTATGCGCAAGTCGGAGATGATAAACAAGAACATGGTGTCCCAGGTGATAACCGAGAGGAACGCCCTGGCCCTATCCCGATCCCAGTTCTGCGTCAGTCTCTTCTACTCGCTGCAATCGCTGTCCTACGTCTATCTGGTGATGGAGTACATGGTGGGCGGGGATCTCAAGTCGCTGCTGGCCATGTTTGGGTATTTCGACGAGCCCACTTCCCGCTTTTACGTGGCCGAGATGGTGATGGCACTGCAGTATCTCCATCAGCACGGAATCGTCCACAGGGACATCAAACCGGACAACATGCTGCTCTCGGCCAGTGGCCATGTGAAGCTCACCGACTTTGGGCTGAGCAAGATCGATATGCGTCGAGATCTGGAGATATCGGACCTCATCAACTGCTCGCCGAATCTGAATGCCCGCACGCCTGGCCAGCTGTTGTCGCTCACCTCGCACTTGTCCTTTGGCTCCGAGAAGAAGCTGCAGGACTTCGGTTGCGCTTCAAGTGGACAAACCAACGGAATGGGATCGGTGGCCACGGGCACATCGCACCTTCTGCAGGCCATCAACAAGCACAGTCTGATCATGGAGCTGTCGGACAGCGAGGGGGACACATCGCTCAATGATGCGGAGAAGACCAGCGACAGCAAGATCTCCGGAGTGTCGCCCTTCTTCTCCGCCGAGGAGGCAAACGAATCCATCACCCACACGTGCACCGCCAACATCAAT CCCCAGGATAGCAGCTCTTCTTGCTCATTTCACACTTGCAACTCTGCCGACCTGAGCAAGTGCTCGCCTCCACTGGAAGCCGCTAAAGATGGTGCTGCCGCAGCGCAGGCGATCCCCAGCAAGCGGCGAGTGGAATTCGCCTTGGATGTGCCTCCCTGCCAG CGTAATCGCCTGTCAAAGGGGCAGGAGGATTCGGGCGTGTCTAGTCGCAAGGGCGACGACTACTCCAGCTGCAATCTGAACATGAACAGCGAGAGCACAGCCTCGTCGATTGAGAAGAATGCGGACAACCTAAGCCAATCTAAGGAGGATTTCAGCTGCTCGGACTACTCGCGTAGCTACAACATGACCAATGGCAACGAGATGAGCGGTATCAACATGAACTCGCCGTTTCGCAATTTGTCCAAGCACTTCAAGCGTCCGGACTTCCTGCGGGGCATGAAGCGGAAGATCAACCTTGTCAACCGCTCCGACAACATGTCCAGCATGGAGGCCGATGGCTCCAGTTCGGGCAACGGCAGTGCCAGCACCGGACTAACCCAGGAAATCGAGATCCTCAACATTGGCAGCAGCACACCCAAGAAACGCAAGGCCCGATCCTCGCCGATTCGTGGTGTGCTCAAGGTGCGATCTTTATCCGACGACGAGTTGCCCATAAACCACCTGCTCGGACCGGAAGCGAATGTGGCCAACGTGGTCTTCTCCACGCCCGTCTCTTCGCAGAAATTGCCTCGACGAGATGGTGGTCTGTTGGGAAAGCTAAAGGCCACACGGTTTGCTCTACCCCTCTcgattgaaaacaaaaagcggGAACACGCGGCAGCCGATAAGATGTCGGGTATTCAGTACCACCTGAAGTTGTCCGACGATCCCACAATGTCGCCCATTAACCATGGGACCGGCAACCTGCCAAAGACGCCGAAGAACGTGAACATCAATACACCATTCCGCACTCCAAAGTCGGTGCGGCGGGGGGCTCGGATATCCAATGAACGCATCTTGGGAACGCCCGATTATTTGGCTCCTGAGCTGCTGCTAAAGCAAGGACACGGTCCGGCCGTCGACTGGTGGGCATTGGGAGTCTGCTTCTATGAGTTCATGACCGGCATTCCGCCCTTCAACGACGAAACGCCTCAGAAAGTATTTGACAACATTCTAAATAAAA ACATCGAATGGCCTGAAGGCGATGAGGCGTTATCCGTTGAATCCATGGAGGCCGTGGAACTGCTCTTGACCATGGATCCCCATGAGCGACCGGCCGCCAAGGAGGTGATGCAAATGCGCCACTTTGCATGCATCGACTGGGAGAATATCGGCAATACGGAGCCTCCGTTTGTTCCGACTCCGGACAACCCCACGGACACGGGTTATTTCGATGCGCGCAACAACCTTCAGCACTTGCAGCTATCGAATTTCGCCATGGAAGACTGA
- the LOC108031579 gene encoding serine/threonine-protein kinase greatwall isoform X1, which produces MENADATSQSDAHIDYKTPKKTHSLIDSEQLLDKINILTTKPENHSQNAKLPTIKDFVIIKPISRGAFGKVFLGYKNNDSKRLFAIKVMRKSEMINKNMVSQVITERNALALSRSQFCVSLFYSLQSLSYVYLVMEYMVGGDLKSLLAMFGYFDEPTSRFYVAEMVMALQYLHQHGIVHRDIKPDNMLLSASGHVKLTDFGLSKIDMRRDLEISDLINCSPNLNARTPGQLLSLTSHLSFGSEKKLQDFGCASSGQTNGMGSVATGTSHLLQAINKHSLIMELSDSEGDTSLNDAEKTSDSKISGVSPFFSAEEANESITHTCTANINPQDSSSSCSFHTCNSADLSKCSPPLEAAKDGAAAAQAIPSKRRVEFALDVPPCQGCKLAEQDSVNMATNGGKHLPKLENASEASFEFSMVRRRSVEERNRLSKGQEDSGVSSRKGDDYSSCNLNMNSESTASSIEKNADNLSQSKEDFSCSDYSRSYNMTNGNEMSGINMNSPFRNLSKHFKRPDFLRGMKRKINLVNRSDNMSSMEADGSSSGNGSASTGLTQEIEILNIGSSTPKKRKARSSPIRGVLKVRSLSDDELPINHLLGPEANVANVVFSTPVSSQKLPRRDGGLLGKLKATRFALPLSIENKKREHAAADKMSGIQYHLKLSDDPTMSPINHGTGNLPKTPKNVNINTPFRTPKSVRRGARISNERILGTPDYLAPELLLKQGHGPAVDWWALGVCFYEFMTGIPPFNDETPQKVFDNILNKNIEWPEGDEALSVESMEAVELLLTMDPHERPAAKEVMQMRHFACIDWENIGNTEPPFVPTPDNPTDTGYFDARNNLQHLQLSNFAMED; this is translated from the exons ATGGAAAACGCCGATGCGACTTCGCAATCGGATGCTCACATCGACTACAAAACCCCCAAGAAGACCCACTCGCTGATCGACAGTGAGCAGTTGCTGGACAAGATCAACATCCTCACCACCAAGCCGGAGAACCACTCCCAAAATGCCAAG CTTCCTACGATCAAGGACTTTGTCATCATCAAGCCAATTAGCCGTGGCGCCTTTGGAAAAGTCTTCCTGGGCTACAAGAACAACGATTCGAAGCGCTTGTTCGCCATCAAGGTTATGCGCAAGTCGGAGATGATAAACAAGAACATGGTGTCCCAGGTGATAACCGAGAGGAACGCCCTGGCCCTATCCCGATCCCAGTTCTGCGTCAGTCTCTTCTACTCGCTGCAATCGCTGTCCTACGTCTATCTGGTGATGGAGTACATGGTGGGCGGGGATCTCAAGTCGCTGCTGGCCATGTTTGGGTATTTCGACGAGCCCACTTCCCGCTTTTACGTGGCCGAGATGGTGATGGCACTGCAGTATCTCCATCAGCACGGAATCGTCCACAGGGACATCAAACCGGACAACATGCTGCTCTCGGCCAGTGGCCATGTGAAGCTCACCGACTTTGGGCTGAGCAAGATCGATATGCGTCGAGATCTGGAGATATCGGACCTCATCAACTGCTCGCCGAATCTGAATGCCCGCACGCCTGGCCAGCTGTTGTCGCTCACCTCGCACTTGTCCTTTGGCTCCGAGAAGAAGCTGCAGGACTTCGGTTGCGCTTCAAGTGGACAAACCAACGGAATGGGATCGGTGGCCACGGGCACATCGCACCTTCTGCAGGCCATCAACAAGCACAGTCTGATCATGGAGCTGTCGGACAGCGAGGGGGACACATCGCTCAATGATGCGGAGAAGACCAGCGACAGCAAGATCTCCGGAGTGTCGCCCTTCTTCTCCGCCGAGGAGGCAAACGAATCCATCACCCACACGTGCACCGCCAACATCAAT CCCCAGGATAGCAGCTCTTCTTGCTCATTTCACACTTGCAACTCTGCCGACCTGAGCAAGTGCTCGCCTCCACTGGAAGCCGCTAAAGATGGTGCTGCCGCAGCGCAGGCGATCCCCAGCAAGCGGCGAGTGGAATTCGCCTTGGATGTGCCTCCCTGCCAG GGCTGCAAGCTGGCCGAGCAGGACAGCGTCAACATGGCCACCAATGGAGGCAAACATTTGCCCAAGCTGGAGAACGCAAGCGAGGCTTCGTTTGAGTTTTCCATGGTGCGCAGGCGATCGGTCGAGGAG CGTAATCGCCTGTCAAAGGGGCAGGAGGATTCGGGCGTGTCTAGTCGCAAGGGCGACGACTACTCCAGCTGCAATCTGAACATGAACAGCGAGAGCACAGCCTCGTCGATTGAGAAGAATGCGGACAACCTAAGCCAATCTAAGGAGGATTTCAGCTGCTCGGACTACTCGCGTAGCTACAACATGACCAATGGCAACGAGATGAGCGGTATCAACATGAACTCGCCGTTTCGCAATTTGTCCAAGCACTTCAAGCGTCCGGACTTCCTGCGGGGCATGAAGCGGAAGATCAACCTTGTCAACCGCTCCGACAACATGTCCAGCATGGAGGCCGATGGCTCCAGTTCGGGCAACGGCAGTGCCAGCACCGGACTAACCCAGGAAATCGAGATCCTCAACATTGGCAGCAGCACACCCAAGAAACGCAAGGCCCGATCCTCGCCGATTCGTGGTGTGCTCAAGGTGCGATCTTTATCCGACGACGAGTTGCCCATAAACCACCTGCTCGGACCGGAAGCGAATGTGGCCAACGTGGTCTTCTCCACGCCCGTCTCTTCGCAGAAATTGCCTCGACGAGATGGTGGTCTGTTGGGAAAGCTAAAGGCCACACGGTTTGCTCTACCCCTCTcgattgaaaacaaaaagcggGAACACGCGGCAGCCGATAAGATGTCGGGTATTCAGTACCACCTGAAGTTGTCCGACGATCCCACAATGTCGCCCATTAACCATGGGACCGGCAACCTGCCAAAGACGCCGAAGAACGTGAACATCAATACACCATTCCGCACTCCAAAGTCGGTGCGGCGGGGGGCTCGGATATCCAATGAACGCATCTTGGGAACGCCCGATTATTTGGCTCCTGAGCTGCTGCTAAAGCAAGGACACGGTCCGGCCGTCGACTGGTGGGCATTGGGAGTCTGCTTCTATGAGTTCATGACCGGCATTCCGCCCTTCAACGACGAAACGCCTCAGAAAGTATTTGACAACATTCTAAATAAAA ACATCGAATGGCCTGAAGGCGATGAGGCGTTATCCGTTGAATCCATGGAGGCCGTGGAACTGCTCTTGACCATGGATCCCCATGAGCGACCGGCCGCCAAGGAGGTGATGCAAATGCGCCACTTTGCATGCATCGACTGGGAGAATATCGGCAATACGGAGCCTCCGTTTGTTCCGACTCCGGACAACCCCACGGACACGGGTTATTTCGATGCGCGCAACAACCTTCAGCACTTGCAGCTATCGAATTTCGCCATGGAAGACTGA
- the LOC108032158 gene encoding CDP-diacylglycerol--glycerol-3-phosphate 3-phosphatidyltransferase, mitochondrial — protein sequence MMLYLRRFLSQELTPAAQGDFLGCLQQAPNLLATGFPGAPALESLSWLHNLAPCFPLRGDQIQVIHEPKHFYETLVQRIGRAKRRIVLASLYLGTGQLESAVVQKLRHSLEQQSALRLNVLLDFTRGTRGALNSKTMLLPLVRDFASQVQLSLYHTPDLRGMTKRLAPPRWNELLGLQHMKVYLFDDAVIISGANLSNDYFTNRQDRYILIEDKPLADFYAQFIERVQEFSLAVAPDATEGLHRNWRILPYEGTKEQFIQLARKRIADFVQETFQRQAQVRENNPQADTWVFPLLEMGQIGIHHDSVVTKQLLSNCVSGSRLKLATGYFNLTQEYMDTLTHKCLAQCSILMAHPNANGFQGAKGPAGGIPAAYTLIAKSFYESLVRRKQNHRVNFFEYEKPGWTYHAKGLWYYLPEARLPNLTLIGSSNFGERSVNRDLETQVCLVTDNKDLSQRLQAEADRLYDLSQTAEREIVQRPVPRWVQAVVRIFRNFF from the exons ATGATGCTCTATTTACGCCGCTTCCTCAGCCAGGAGCTCACGCCGGCTGCGCAGGGCGACTTCCTTGGCTGCCTGCAGCAGGCACCCAACCTCCTGGCCACCGGATTCCCGGGAGCTCCCGCCCTGGAGAGCCTGAGCTGGTTACACAACCTGGCGCCGTGCTTCCCGCTGCGAGGCGACCAAATCCAGGTCATCCACGAGCCAAAGCACTTCTACGAGACACTGGTGCAGCGCATCGGGCGCGCCAAGCGTCGCATTGTCCTGGCCAGCTTGTACCTGGGCACAGGGCAGCTGGAGAGCGCCGTGGTCCAGAAGTTGCGTCACAGCCTGGAGCAGCAGTCCGCCCTGCGGCTCAATGTGCTCCTGGACTTTACACGCGGCACCCGCGGAGCCCTCAACTCCAAGACCATGCTGCTGCCCTTGGTGCGGGACTTTGCCAGCCAGGTGCAGCTCTCTCTTTACCACACTCCCGATCTGCGCGGAATGACCAAGCGCCTCGCTCCGCCGCGGTGGAACGAGCTTCTGGGGTTGCAGCACATGAAGGTCTACCTCTTCGACGATGCGGTTATCATCTCGGGCGCCAATCTGTCCAACGACTACTTCACCAACCGCCAGGATCGCTACATACTCATTGAGGACAAGCCGCTGGCGGATTTCTATGCCCAGTTCATTGAACGGGTGCAGGAGTTCAGCCTGGCAGTGGCGCCGGATGCCACCGAGGGACTGCATCGCAACTGGCGCATTCTGCCCTACGAGGGCACCAAGGAGCAGTTCATCCAGCTTGCCCGGAAGCGCATCGCCGACTTTGTGCAGGAGACGTTTCAGCGACAGGCGCAAGTGAGGGAGAATAATCCGCAGGCGGACACCTGGGTGTTCCCGCTCCTGGAGATGGGCCAGATTGGCATCCATCACGACAGCGTGGTGACCAAGCAGCTGCTCTCCAACTGCGTCTCAGGGTCGCGACTGAAACTGGCCACCGGCTACTTCAACCTGACGCAGGAGTACATGGACACGCTGACGCACAAGTGCCTGGCCCAGTGCAGCATCCTGATGGCTCATCCCAAT GCCAATGGCTTTCAGGGCGCCAAAGGACCGGCGGGCGGCATTCCGGCCGCCTACACCTTGATAGCCAAGAGCTTCTACGAGAGCCTCGTTCGCCGGAAGCAGAACCACCGCGTCAACTTCTTCGAGTACGAGAAGCCCGGCTGGACGTACCATGCCAAGGGATTGTGGTACTACCTGCCCGAGGCCCGACTGCCCAACCTCACGCTCATCGGCTCCTCGAACTTTGGGGAGCGATCGGTGAACCGCGACTTGGAGACGCAGGTGTGCCTGGTGACGGACAACAAGGACCTGAGTCAACGGCTGCAGGCGGAGGCGGACCGGCTCTACGATCTGTCCCAGACGGCGGAGCGGGAAATCGTCCAACGGCCCGTTCCGCGATGGGTGCAGGCCGTCGTCCGCATCTTCAGGAATTTTTTCTAG